From the Bacillota bacterium genome, the window GCGGGTGCTGTTGCCCGCGCTGGGGCGACGCCGGTCTTTGCAGACATAGATCCCGTGACGTACAACATCGACCCCGCGGAAATCGAGAAGAGGGTCGGACCGCGGACGAAGGCCATCATCCCCGTGCACCTGTACGGGCACCCCGCGGACATGGACCCGATCTGCGAGGTGGCCAGGCGGAACGGGCTGAAGGTCATCGAGGATGCGGCCCAGGCCATCGGGGCGGAGTACCACGAGCGGAAGGTGGGGAGCCTCGGGGACCTGGCGTGCATCAGCTTCTTCCCCACGAAGAACCTGGGGGCGTTCGGCGACGCCGGCGCGGTGGTCACGGACGACGACGAGCTTGCGGAGAGGCTCCGGATGCTCCGCGTCCACGGGAGCCGGCAGAGATACTACCACGAGATGCTGGGGATAAACAGCAGGCTGGATACGCTGCAGGCGAGGATCCTGAGTCTGAAGATGAAGCACCTCGGCGAGTGGACGGAGAAAAGGCGCGCCATCGCGACGGCGTATGCGGAGAGGCTTGCGCCGCTCCTGGAGCCGGGGTTGCAGTCCTCGGACGCGGGGGCCTCGGGCGCCTCGGGTGCTGCTCACCCGGGCGCGGCGGCGGGCTGGCTCTTGCGCCTGCCGTCGGAGACGGAAGGATGCAAGCACGTGTACCACCAGTACACGATAGCGGCGAGAGACCGCGACAAGCTGAAGGCTTACCTCGCGGAAAAGGGGATAGGCAGCACCGTGTACTACCCGCTGCCGCTACACCTGCAGAAGGCCTTCGCGGGCCTGGGGTACCGGAATGGGGATTTCCCCGTGGCGGAGCGGGCGGCGGAGGGCGTGCTGTCCTTGCCGGTGTACCCGGAGATGACTGCGGAGCAGGTCGAATACGTGGCGGATGCGCTGGCGCAGTTCAAATGAGGGGATTCAATATGGAGAGTACAGTGGTTGAGGCGGGTGCCGTTGCGGCGGGTGCAGCTGCAGCGAATGCGGTTGAGGCGAGGGGCGCCACCGCCGAGATGCTGAAAGAGAAGATACGCGCGAAGGCCGCGGTCGTGGCCGTGGTGGGGGCCGGGTACGTGGGGCTGCCGCTTGCCGTGGAGAAGGCGAAGGTGGGCTTCCGCGTGTGGTGCATCGACCGCAACCCCCGTAGAGTGGAGATGCTGAACCGCGGCGAGAACTACATCCTCGACGTGAAGCCGGACGAGCTCGCGAGCCTGGTCGGCCAGGGGAGAATTAGGGCAACGACGGAGTTCGACGCGCTGGACGAGTGCGACGTGGTGATAATCTGCGTGCCGACGCCGCTCACGGTGAACAGGGAGCCGGACCTCCAGTACGTGGTGCACGTGGCGGACAAGATTGGTGAGCGATTGCGGCGGGGTCAGCTCGTATCGCTGGAGAGCACGACGTACCCCGGGACGACGCAGGAGGTAGTGCTGCCGAGGCTCGAGAGAAGCGGCCTCAAGGTGGGGGAGGATTTCTTCCTGGCGTTTTCGCCGGAGAGGGTGGACCCCGGGAACGCGAGGTACACGACGCAGAACACGAACAAGCTGGTGGGCGGGGTGACGCCGGCGTGCCTGGACGTGGCCTCCACGTTCTACTCCCAGACGATATTGAAGGTCATACCGGTATCATCGCCCGCGGTGGCCGAGATGGCGAAGGTGTTCGAGAACACGTACCGCGCGGTGAACATAGCCCTCGTGAACGAGATGGCC encodes:
- a CDS encoding nucleotide sugar dehydrogenase, translating into MESTVVEAGAVAAGAAAANAVEARGATAEMLKEKIRAKAAVVAVVGAGYVGLPLAVEKAKVGFRVWCIDRNPRRVEMLNRGENYILDVKPDELASLVGQGRIRATTEFDALDECDVVIICVPTPLTVNREPDLQYVVHVADKIGERLRRGQLVSLESTTYPGTTQEVVLPRLERSGLKVGEDFFLAFSPERVDPGNARYTTQNTNKLVGGVTPACLDVASTFYSQTILKVIPVSSPAVAEMAKVFENTYRAVNIALVNEMALLCDRMGLSVWEVLDAAFTKPFGIQPFYPGPGVGGHCIPIDPFYLTWKAREYDFSTRFIELAGEINLRMPYFVVEKAARILGTQRKSLRGAKVLILGVAYKKDIPDERESPALKVIQILLKEGAEVSYHDPYIPQIEVTNGDYGPAAKTVRLWSVPLEDEVLRGADMVIITTDHSCVDYARVVEQAQAVLDVRNATREVESSCRGHGTLWRL
- a CDS encoding DegT/DnrJ/EryC1/StrS family aminotransferase; the protein is MKVPAFDLTEQNRCLRAKLMEAIGEAVDSGHFILGEPVAEFEAGLARLCGVRHAVGVANGSDALYLALAACRIGPGDEVITTPFTFFATAGAVARAGATPVFADIDPVTYNIDPAEIEKRVGPRTKAIIPVHLYGHPADMDPICEVARRNGLKVIEDAAQAIGAEYHERKVGSLGDLACISFFPTKNLGAFGDAGAVVTDDDELAERLRMLRVHGSRQRYYHEMLGINSRLDTLQARILSLKMKHLGEWTEKRRAIATAYAERLAPLLEPGLQSSDAGASGASGAAHPGAAAGWLLRLPSETEGCKHVYHQYTIAARDRDKLKAYLAEKGIGSTVYYPLPLHLQKAFAGLGYRNGDFPVAERAAEGVLSLPVYPEMTAEQVEYVADALAQFK